A stretch of Apodemus sylvaticus chromosome 18, mApoSyl1.1, whole genome shotgun sequence DNA encodes these proteins:
- the Chrna6 gene encoding neuronal acetylcholine receptor subunit alpha-6 isoform X2: MLNSRDWGYLHSGLCLWLCGFLAFFKGSTGCASEEQLFHTLFAHYNRFIRPVENVSDPVMVHFELAITQLANVIWKDYRLCWDPTEYDGIETLRVPADNIWKPDIVLYNNAVGDFQVEGKTKALLKYDGVITWTPPAIFKSSCPMDITFFPFDHQNCSLKFGSWSYDKAKIDLLIIGSKVDMSDFWENSEWEIVDASGYKHDIKYNCCEEIYTDITYSFYIRRLPMFYTINLIIPCLFISFLTVLVFYLPSDCGEKVTLCISVLLSLSVFLLVITETIPSTSLVIPLVGEYLLFTMIFVTLSIVVTVFVLNIHYRTPATHTMPKWVKTIFLQVFPSILMMRRPLDKTKEAGGVKDPKSHTKRPAKVKFTHRGEPRLLKVCHHCQKSSETVPGKRRLSQQPARWVAENSEHSPDVEDVIDSVQFIAENMKSHNETKEVEDDWKYMAMVVDRVFLWVFIIVCVFGTVGLFLQPLLGNTGKA; the protein is encoded by the exons ATGCTGAACAGCCGGGACTGGGGATACCTTCACTCGGGTTTGTGTCTGTGGCTATGTGGATTCTTGGCTTTCTTTAAAG GCAGCACAGGCTGTGCGTCTGAAGAACAACTCTTCCACACACTGTTTGCTCACTACAACCGCTTCATCCGGCCAGTGGAAAATGTTTCCGATCCTGTCATGGTGCATTTTGAATTGGCAATCACGCAACTGGCCAATGTG ATCTGGAAGGACTACAGACTGTGTTGGGATCCGACAGAGTATGACGGTATCGAGACACTTCGTGTTCCAGCAGACAACATCTGGAAGCCTGACATTGTCCTGTACAACAA TGCCGTTGGAGACTTCCAGGTTGAAGGCAAGACCAAAGCTCTTCTCAAGTATGATGGGGTGATAACCTGGACCCCACCAGCCATCTTTAAGAGCTCCTGTCCTATGGATATCACCTTCTTCCCGTTTGATCATCAAAACTGCTCCCTGAAGTTCGGTTCCTGGAGTTACGACAAGGCAAAAATCGACCTTCTCATCATTGGTTCTAAAGTGGACATGAGCGATTTTTGGGAAAACAGTGAATGGGAAATTGTCGATGCCTCTGGCTACAAGCACGACATCAAGTACAACTGCTGTGAAGAGATTTACACAGATATAACCTACTCCTTCTACATCAGGAGGTTGCCCATGTTTTACACCATCAACCTCATCATTCCCTGcctcttcatttcctttctcACTGTACTGGTCTTTTACCTTCCTTCCGACTGTGGCGAGAAAGTGACTCTTTGCatctctgttctgctttctctaAGTGTCTTTTTGCTGGTGATTACAGAGACCATCCCATCCACGTCTCTTGTGATCCCACTGGTGGGTGAGTATCTACTGTTCACCATGATCTTTGTCACGCTGTCCATTGTGGTGACCGTGTTTGTGCTGAATATACACTACAGGACCCCAGCCACACACACCATGCCCAAGTGGGTGAAGACCATCTTCCTTCAGGTGTTCCCCTCCATTCTGATGATGAGGAGGCCTCTGGACAAGacgaaggaggcaggtggtgttAAGGACCCCAAAAGCCATACCAAGAGGCCTGCCAAGGTCAAGTTTACTCATCGAGGAGAACCCAGACTTctaaaggtgtgccaccactgccaaaaATCAAGTGAGACAGTACCTGGCAAGAGAAGGTTGAGCCAGCAGCCTGCACGGTGGGTGGCAGAGAATTCAGAGCACTCGCCGGATGTTGAAGATGTGATCGATAGTGTTCAATTCATAGCAGAAAACATGAAGAGCCACAATGAAACAAAGGAG gTAGAAGATGACTGGAAATACATGGCCATGGTGGTGGACAGAGTCTTTCTTTGGGTATTTATAATCGTCTGTGTGTTCGGAACTGTGGGGCTATTTCTACAGCCACTGCTTGGGAACACAGGAAAAGCTTAA
- the Chrna6 gene encoding neuronal acetylcholine receptor subunit alpha-6 isoform X1, producing the protein MLNSRDWGYLHSGLCLWLCGFLAFFKGSTGCASEEQLFHTLFAHYNRFIRPVENVSDPVMVHFELAITQLANVDEVNQILETNLWLRHIWKDYRLCWDPTEYDGIETLRVPADNIWKPDIVLYNNAVGDFQVEGKTKALLKYDGVITWTPPAIFKSSCPMDITFFPFDHQNCSLKFGSWSYDKAKIDLLIIGSKVDMSDFWENSEWEIVDASGYKHDIKYNCCEEIYTDITYSFYIRRLPMFYTINLIIPCLFISFLTVLVFYLPSDCGEKVTLCISVLLSLSVFLLVITETIPSTSLVIPLVGEYLLFTMIFVTLSIVVTVFVLNIHYRTPATHTMPKWVKTIFLQVFPSILMMRRPLDKTKEAGGVKDPKSHTKRPAKVKFTHRGEPRLLKVCHHCQKSSETVPGKRRLSQQPARWVAENSEHSPDVEDVIDSVQFIAENMKSHNETKEVEDDWKYMAMVVDRVFLWVFIIVCVFGTVGLFLQPLLGNTGKA; encoded by the exons ATGCTGAACAGCCGGGACTGGGGATACCTTCACTCGGGTTTGTGTCTGTGGCTATGTGGATTCTTGGCTTTCTTTAAAG GCAGCACAGGCTGTGCGTCTGAAGAACAACTCTTCCACACACTGTTTGCTCACTACAACCGCTTCATCCGGCCAGTGGAAAATGTTTCCGATCCTGTCATGGTGCATTTTGAATTGGCAATCACGCAACTGGCCAATGTG GATGAAGTCAACCAGATTTTGGAGACCAATCTGTGGCTGCGTCAC ATCTGGAAGGACTACAGACTGTGTTGGGATCCGACAGAGTATGACGGTATCGAGACACTTCGTGTTCCAGCAGACAACATCTGGAAGCCTGACATTGTCCTGTACAACAA TGCCGTTGGAGACTTCCAGGTTGAAGGCAAGACCAAAGCTCTTCTCAAGTATGATGGGGTGATAACCTGGACCCCACCAGCCATCTTTAAGAGCTCCTGTCCTATGGATATCACCTTCTTCCCGTTTGATCATCAAAACTGCTCCCTGAAGTTCGGTTCCTGGAGTTACGACAAGGCAAAAATCGACCTTCTCATCATTGGTTCTAAAGTGGACATGAGCGATTTTTGGGAAAACAGTGAATGGGAAATTGTCGATGCCTCTGGCTACAAGCACGACATCAAGTACAACTGCTGTGAAGAGATTTACACAGATATAACCTACTCCTTCTACATCAGGAGGTTGCCCATGTTTTACACCATCAACCTCATCATTCCCTGcctcttcatttcctttctcACTGTACTGGTCTTTTACCTTCCTTCCGACTGTGGCGAGAAAGTGACTCTTTGCatctctgttctgctttctctaAGTGTCTTTTTGCTGGTGATTACAGAGACCATCCCATCCACGTCTCTTGTGATCCCACTGGTGGGTGAGTATCTACTGTTCACCATGATCTTTGTCACGCTGTCCATTGTGGTGACCGTGTTTGTGCTGAATATACACTACAGGACCCCAGCCACACACACCATGCCCAAGTGGGTGAAGACCATCTTCCTTCAGGTGTTCCCCTCCATTCTGATGATGAGGAGGCCTCTGGACAAGacgaaggaggcaggtggtgttAAGGACCCCAAAAGCCATACCAAGAGGCCTGCCAAGGTCAAGTTTACTCATCGAGGAGAACCCAGACTTctaaaggtgtgccaccactgccaaaaATCAAGTGAGACAGTACCTGGCAAGAGAAGGTTGAGCCAGCAGCCTGCACGGTGGGTGGCAGAGAATTCAGAGCACTCGCCGGATGTTGAAGATGTGATCGATAGTGTTCAATTCATAGCAGAAAACATGAAGAGCCACAATGAAACAAAGGAG gTAGAAGATGACTGGAAATACATGGCCATGGTGGTGGACAGAGTCTTTCTTTGGGTATTTATAATCGTCTGTGTGTTCGGAACTGTGGGGCTATTTCTACAGCCACTGCTTGGGAACACAGGAAAAGCTTAA